ATCACTATTATAATAACTTTACGTCTTCAGATGTGATTATAAAAGATGACAATTAAATATGACCTGCTGTAATTTCAACATTTAGTCTATTGAGATTCGCACAGTTATTTCTAAATTGAAACTGGTACAATgtcaatgtatatttttaataatcttAATAAATTACAGGTTTTACTCACTGTGTTTTTCGCTGTCCACAATATCTTCCGTGAGGTCGTTAATGACGTAATCATATGCTGTTCCCGTATTAAGGGCCTCCTTGAGCTCAAGCACACAATCACCTATTTTTAtctataataagtaaaaattccaTAAAAATAAACCCGTGAGTTTGTATGAACTCATCTTTCACCAAACTTGTCGCTTCTAGTTAAAACACACAGCACACACATGCGCACGCCCAGGTACCCACTTACAGCAGATGCAGCAGCatcaataaacaattaaaaaattaattataggAAAGACCAGTACAATCGTCACtcggaaaaaaataatttgcaacAAGGTAGATTGGctttataaaatacatgcattcattttgtttccagtatgtttatttttttctcatcatTTTTCACTGTATGTATTTGAGACACATCGCTTTCGTTATAACTACATTGTATCGCTTTAAATAATCAAAgcactgaagtactgacgggagttgattttatcgattatcatttattttaaaatcaacttatcttgcatggcaattagtttctacatgtattctgtatttaaattacgcacttttttataatataaattttaattagacttttcagacaagaatttagagaaaccccatatgaatcatgttgtttaatatttaaagatagatttcaactactagtatgtattagttgtcgaaacaattctaaaaattgtatggatccaagcactattgatatcgaactttagtctcgtttaactaaacgctcggctgtctccgttaatatccgacaagcaagagagacccctctctgcttgtcgcagatttacggagacagccgagcgcctggttgaacgagactatattaactctggcgtaggaatacatgagactacaaaaatatcttaattgttcgtaatatataaaatttgactattttcaaagtgtttatagataagttttcttgaaaaacaatgcttcagcatacattacatcgaatttttctattatatatttaagaactaagacttgtcagcggtgatgatttgtgcttaggtccaaacactgtttcagtttcggtttgccagagtgactgcataggagagttgattaaaatcaactcccaaaaaaaaGACAGGACATGAGGTTTGTATCCGTCATATTGTGAACTTCTTCTTGCGTTTCAAGAAGTTTCATATACCTTAAAGTTTGCGCCATCCAGTTTTTCGAGAGTTTTCCCACAAACACGTTTCATATGTTTACTGCAAGCTTTGATAACTTCTTCGTCTATCTACAAAATTGGCTAAATGCCGTTCACATTTTCATTGCATTCAAAATTATGGATTTTATCTCATAAAGTTTATCATGTAAATTATGCGTTACCTTTCtttattacattgtaaaattattataaaaaacctTACTTCCGCCATGAGAACATAAGCGGGTGACATTTTGAGAAGCTCGTGAAGGACCCCGCCGTCTCCACCACCCAATATCAGAACGGTTTTATCCTTGAATTCATTTCTTCCGATTCCGAGTAGAGTTTCTGTGTAAACCAAGTCACTTTCACCAAGCACTGAAAGAGAGGCACGACACTTAGTTATTTTGCTAGGAAAGTTACTGTTAAAGTATAGCAATTCTTAAAATGACGTAAACACATTTGCATGCGTAATTAATTAACGTTAAACCGTATTGATTTTCGGGGTAattgttattataataataattaataataattattgattataattatttcatgGAAATGTTGATCAATGTatgaaatacaattatgaactcGATACATATTTATTGACAtatctacaaaaatattgaatgtgtGTAATATTTTTACCGCTTATAAAACATTGAAAGcaaattttcaatacaaaacAATACCAAACAATTAACAACTGTAATgaactgaaatattttaaacaagtttCTGAAAGTGCAATTCGCGACTGTGATGCGCTTTTGGTCAAGTATGATTCCCACTTTCTTTGTATAAACATTGCATTGTTTACTTACTTACTACATCATCGAGAAGCAGAACGTTTCCGAATTCTCTTGATTTTGCGATCTTGATATTCTGCCATTTACTGTCCATTTCGAACACGATCTCTTCATAGTCCCTTTCTTGTAAACGGTTATCACCCGAATATGCGTATCTCCATGTGACATGAGGCCCTCTTCTTATTGGACATAATAGACTGTAATTTGAAAGGATAAAAAACCATTTCTAATTATATCTAAATAGAGACCTTTCCCTTCAACCCCTTCACTAACTATATTTCAATACTAAAGTGATAATACTTGCATACCTGTTACTAGCTTTAATAAACTTCCCAAGATGGTTTACAACTTTCTTTTCTACTTCTGAAATATACTAAAACCAAAATAATGTGcatacaattattaacagttTACAAAGGTGTTTCGTACGGAAGCCCGTTGGTGCCAcgtaggaaaaatattttatctggcggccgccagataattatttggcggccgccacttattatctggtggccgccacataattttctggcggctgccacataattatttggcggccgccagataaaacctGGCTTCCTGATGCGTGCGCATGTTTTAATGGGAGCTTTTTAGGGAGTTGTGGATACACtctaatttattagttttattaattatttctgaaacttgacataaaatatcaattgcagAGCTTAAGGTTTTGAAAAACTGGTTGAGTTGAATGTATAGAAGACTTTGTTagataattatgtggcggccgccagaaaattatgtggcggccgccagataaaacattttttcctaTGTGGCACCAACGGGCTTCCGTAGTTTCGCAATATCTGTCGAAAAAATCATTGTTGTGTATTGTAGgtctattattttatatttaaaaacattgaacTTAAATTCACTTTGATTAACAAACcaagaaatacaaatttatctttttatcttttttattaccTGTCggttatatgatatgaaaacGAAAAGCTGACGTGCATTTCCACAGAGCTATAATGAATGTCAAGTTCTACCAAACATTTTGTATGCCCTAGAACGTTTTACTCAAAGTGGTGTATTTTAGTCattaaaaaaggattttttttgcattacacaTTGAGTATGTTCATCTTATTAGCTGTAACTAAAACCAAGcatatatttagtttaaaaaaatctgctatcaaaatacatataacaataatatttgttgtattttgatatttaatttattaccatttaattttaatttttttcactcaAAATTTGGCATTGGtatccataatttttttaaacacgttttttttataaatgagatATAAAGGATGTTCTAAAATATCTGATACTGTTTTGAATGTCCATTAcaattttaaggaaaaaatttagattaAGTGAAACATACCGTATAATTATACAAGGGGTacagttttatattatatataggtTAAGTGCAGTTTGTGTGCTTAACATAGAAGAGCTGGGAATTTAAATATTAGCATCAAAATAGCAGAATCACCTCCTTTGGTTTATCTGACTTTTTTCCTTTTGCAGGAacaaaaaatatagtttttttgaCCAATTGCCATCGCACCCTGTTTTACACTTCTGTTTGGTTCCTCTTcacatttaattcatttagcagctctaataattaagattttatgGATTTATGTAATAACTTGATCATTTCATAACATTAAATGAAAGACTTCCAACCATTGGTTTACGCCATGGTAATGAGTAGCACAGCAGTAAATCATCATCTGGGCTCAGCTTTAAAGGAAATGAAACTTTcttcaattttgtttcaaacCACACAACCATTCTTGATGTGTTAAGAatacatttttcatactttGATCTACTATCATTCACaattatgttattttgtatatCATTGAACACACTTTTTGCTAACATATTGGGCAGATTCAGATGATCAGTTCAAAAACCTGGACAAAACAGAGATCTTGATTTTCCTTGAGTGTTGTCCATAGTTGTCCTTAGTTCTTTTTTTCACTATATATGCCTGAATGATGAGATCTTTAATTCTTTGCTACCCTTCTACTCCAAAAAATTATGTGTCTGCAAAATCCAGTTCATCATAGAACAGATCACAATTCCAAGTGAACTAGTAGCTCGATTTTGTAGCCATTTGGTAAAGATAGGGCAACATGAGAAACTCAATACCAATTTTATGAcgtcttttcttttctttttttagtagATGTTTTCCCGTAcattacaaatataaattttagtCACTGGAGATTAGAATGAAATCTTATTAAAGAGTTTACCTTATCGGAGaaaagttttatgaagtttttaaaTAGTATAAGAATTTATGGATCAACCTGTACATGTCCACTAAAACGTTATGGGCTGATGTAAACAAATTTGTCCATATttctataaatcaaattgtttgGAACGTTTTTTTTCCGCTTGCGTCAATTATTTCCTTGTTGAGCATTTGGATGGATAATGAAGAGGAATAAAGTCGCTGGGATACATAGCAATACCTTGTCAGAGAAGGGTTCAGACAGCGGTTTCAATTGATCAACATTGTCCACGACAAAAGTGATGTCCACAGTCAGATAGGCAAAGTGATACAAATGAATAACCACGTGactaaaagtataaaaataattgtatgctTGAACGCAGAATATGAAACTGGTCGCTTGTTGTATGTTACACATACACTATTTAGAATTAGACTTACAATGGGCTGTAAGATATTTAGCTTTGCTTCGTAGCAAATTTATCATAAtgactaaaaaataaataaataaaacgaaACAATTGCATTACTACTGAtgaaaaatccaaaaaatcgtCGGCCGTCTTGAGTATAAATGTTCTAACCTAACTATCATCTACGAACCTTCCATTATCAGAAGTGGCCGTTATCAATTTGTCTCCCCTCTCGCCACAGTCGAACACTTCCTGAAGTTTGAATTTGCCTTCGAAACAAACGTTTGGTAGCGATTGGTACAGTTCATGGGCCTCTACAAGGAATAGACGGTATTGTGTGTTAGGTTTCATAACATTCTGACAATAACATGCATATGTTTTCTGTTTTGAATGAATGGTTTCTATAGGATCacactatttctttaaaaagtaattattGAATCGAACGAAGTATCCTATACTAcagattattaattaataaataataacttGAATTTATTGTTACTTAACGAACATTTATCACATTTAAACACATATGAATGCAATTAAAAGTTGGAGAATAACTTTTAAGATGCATGAGTATTTATTTTCCCTTTGAAAATAAGGGAAATAAAgtatttgtaaaacaaatgcTTATACATAAATAGTAAAAATTcctggtaaaaaatgtttttttaaacaatgaaattgaatttagAACAGTCTAAACATTTATGCCATTTTATGAAAATAGAAATTCACAAACGATAAACTTAAACCATTTAGGTTTCTCTCCATCTTCACAAAATGGATAACAAAGATAAATGAAATTACATTCGTACTATGGAATGTTTATCATAGAGATAAACTATAGTGGCCCCCGCTCTCTCTCACCTTTGGAATTGAATGTCTTCTGATCGAGTGTAAAACTCATCATAACTGTTGCTGTACCCATAATGAATGCTGTCTCTCTGTCAACTAAGTTAAACAGATGTATGTTGTAAATTACAGtaaataaacgaaaaaaaaacaatattttcaaattttatacaatatctatGTTAACCACATAGATATAGGGATGTAAAGGAACGAGAAATACAAATGGAAATTATTTGACATGATTTAAACAACCCTTTATTTATACAGCCCtatattcatattaaaaactaaatagtTTTTCCTCCACATAAGCAAACACTATTATATATTACTATCAAAATCTCATAcgacaacaaaattaaatgaaagaaataaaagcaaaacatAACTTACAATTATAACTTACTTAACTGAATGGATTGGGAACGATTGCaattacatgtttttttgtttattcggAAACTTTTTTTAGGTTtgtgaatcattttttttcttcgtcTAGTACAAAAGGTATAGATTTCGGTAGATCAATCTTGCCAGCAGATTTTAATCTCTGCGAATACGTTACATAATAAAGACGGAGTCCAAGAAAAAGCAAGTTGTTAGAAGTAGATAGAGGAAAGACATCGATCGTATTAGTATGCATAAATGTTTCCAGTGAATTTGCATTGTCAATTTTTGTCATGTTATACATACTTTTTAAGGTAGGTTTATTGTCTATATTGAATCAGGTTTGTAGgtgtaaattcattatttttaactGATGTAGAAAATCGTGGGGACATAAATCTTTTTAAGGGGGAGTAAGGTCATGTTTCAGATTTTTCTCTGATTTTAAATGATACCCTTGTAATGGGAATTTTAACACATCTATGTGTATTAACTTGTGTAcacttttaaaacatcattattGTCTAGAGTATCTAATAATTTTACGCATACTTTAggtaccatatatattctttttctcaggTTCATGTTACTGTTAAATACATGTTGTGATATTGTGCAACTTTCATACACCTGTATGTATCTTTGTTGACTGTTAACTAAAGAATTCCTATTCTGATTGACAAGTGTTATGGCATATTTAGACCGTTATGTATTGCATTTTCTCGCTTCTTTATTGTCATCGTGCTTTTCGTTTATTAATATGGCATTGTGGAATATGTGTGCACTTccaggttgttttttttttcttgatccgCCGTTTGGATCTTTCCCCCCTCCGATATTTTACAGGTGAAGAAAATAACTCATTTTAAGGTAACtaattaaatgataatttttgtgTGAATGAAAGCTATGTAATATTATGGTGATAtatatggtatatatatatatatatatatatatatatatatatatatatatatatatatatatatatatatatatatatatatatatatatatatatatatatatatatgatatccGCGCCACACTCGATCAAAATCACTCAGTCGGAAACAAAACAACATCGACTTTCGATTCGAGGCATAACTCTCTTGCTTATGACATCAATATGACCAAATCGCCTTATATAACTCTGTAGttaatacaaatatccatgtccGTTTGCTgtagataaaaagaaaatactgtaaaattacCCTAGTCGGTGGGCCTGTGTGACGTCATAAgtccacaaaatcaagaacgataagcggggaACAATTTTTTACGGGTGCTGagttttcacggttatttctcagtaatgcaaaagcaaaaacaaaaaaaaacaaaaatgaaattaataaaaaataataatcttacCACATGTATTTTAACGTTCATTTATACCAAATTTTGAGtctatgaaagaaaaagtgtttatcgtttcatatgaccttaaATGTTTCTTTTCGGGGTTTTcctaaattttggtaaatatcaattttattatcaCAATTAAAGGACAATTATTAGTGATAATATGTCTTTGTAATGtatgaaacttaaattttttgtttgttcgtCAATTGCTGATATTGATATCTGAATGAGGTGGCCATAAATGCTTGCTATATCGCTACATATGCATGCATTCAATTTACTTTAGATTCGCTAGTAATCTTTGCTAGTGAATATCAATAATTGCAAACAACTTGTTT
This genomic window from Crassostrea angulata isolate pt1a10 chromosome 8, ASM2561291v2, whole genome shotgun sequence contains:
- the LOC128159109 gene encoding spermine synthase-like isoform X1, with the protein product MKMMFKMGTAAVLMSFTLDEETFNSKVDRETAFIMGTATVMMSFTLDQKTFNSKEAHELYQSLPNVCFEGKFKLQEVFDCGERGDKLITATSDNGSHVVIHLYHFAYLTVDITFVVDNVDQLKPLSEPFSDKYISEVEKKVVNHLGKFIKASNSLLCPIRRGPHVTWRYAYSGDNRLQERDYEEIVFEMDSKWQNIKIAKSREFGNVLLLDDVVMLGESDLVYTETLLGIGRNEFKDKTVLILGGGDGGVLHELLKMSPAYVLMAEIDEEVIKACSKHMKRVCGKTLEKLDGANFKIKIGDCVLELKEALNTGTAYDYVINDLTEDIVDSEKHSFEHQFETSSKVLELSMKILKSGGKYLARGDCLSAEYDIDRFEEDVKTLGYDFTRTDVHVPSFLETYCFYEVPKR
- the LOC128159109 gene encoding spermine synthase-like isoform X2: MGTATVMMSFTLDQKTFNSKEAHELYQSLPNVCFEGKFKLQEVFDCGERGDKLITATSDNGSHVVIHLYHFAYLTVDITFVVDNVDQLKPLSEPFSDKYISEVEKKVVNHLGKFIKASNSLLCPIRRGPHVTWRYAYSGDNRLQERDYEEIVFEMDSKWQNIKIAKSREFGNVLLLDDVVMLGESDLVYTETLLGIGRNEFKDKTVLILGGGDGGVLHELLKMSPAYVLMAEIDEEVIKACSKHMKRVCGKTLEKLDGANFKIKIGDCVLELKEALNTGTAYDYVINDLTEDIVDSEKHSFEHQFETSSKVLELSMKILKSGGKYLARGDCLSAEYDIDRFEEDVKTLGYDFTRTDVHVPSFLETYCFYEVPKR